A window of Schistocerca serialis cubense isolate TAMUIC-IGC-003099 chromosome 1, iqSchSeri2.2, whole genome shotgun sequence genomic DNA:
TTCACAGTTCTCACTCCGCCAAAAGCATGCAGACAAAATTAAGTGATTGGTAGGTGAAGTGTAGCTCTCACAAAGCGTTCAAATAAACTATAACTTACCACTCAATCAATCCACACATTCAAAAAATGTATCATTAAGTTGGTTTTGGAATTTTGGGCCACTTTTCCCTGTATTACATTGGTGCCAGCTACATGTCTATAGAAACATCTCCAGGTGCCTTCCCTTTCTTCGACCTGAAATGCCTTTACACAGTTTTTCGGTGTTTCTCCAACAAATTAGTTTATAATCTTATTACTCCtattttcagtttttccttttATCACATATTCTACTTTACTGTAGATGTTTATGGacagttttgtttgttgttgttgttgttgttgtggtcttcagtcctgagactggcctgatgcagctctccatgctactctatcctgtgcaagctttttcatctcccagtacctactgcaacctacatccttctgaatctgcttagtgtattcatctcttggtctccctctacgatttttatcctccacgctgccctccaatactaaattggtgatcccttgatgcctcagaacatgtcctaccaaccgatcccttcttctttgtTTAGTTCAGCATATTGTACAATATTCTGCTCCAGCTCTGCTTCATGACAGTCAAGCATGCATCTAGTTTATCCGGCTGGGATAAGCTGACTGCCAGGTGACAATATTTCACAGTGCTCGAGCTTCGTTCTGTCACATACACAGAGTCATTTGCATTGATGTAATCATACTtaaattgctacttaccgtaaagaagatgcCTTAATTTTCAAACCGGCACAAATAAAAGACATACCCAAcagctttcggccacagctttcAACAGCAACAGGGAAACATACATGCGGTTcaaacacacaaacaagcacacctcacacacacgaccGCAAACTCCAGCAGCACACCAACTCCAACAGCACAGGCTGCACTGTTAAATAGAAAATATTGATATACAAAACTGCACTCTGCTTGAGAACAACAGCACAAACTGCTAAAGGGGTCATGATATGTAGAAGTGATTTCTCAACTACACAGAAATGTGGCTGAAATTTTGTTGTGAATGAATtaccatgaaaaacaaaactgcATACCACACCAAACTTCAAGATCCAACACTGAAGGGCATTTTTCAGCAGCTCCAGGTCTGACATTTCAGCACTTGCAATTCATAAGAataaaattttggtttttttaAGGACAAATTTCTCCATAACATCCTGTTAATACTCTCTCCTCATTAGCTGGTATTGTGTGCACTAAGTGTTGACTGCCTACCTTTACTCTCAGACAGTTAACTGCAAGTTAGCTTTCCGCCCCAACAGCAGTAAATGTTGAACAGTTTGTTCTACACTGTTTCTATTGTTTGAAACTCCTCTAATAGTCATCCTGTTCCATTTGATATATCAATGATACAAATATTTTGATTCATGTCAGTACCCACGCATTTGGCGGCACAGGAATCTACACTCAACATCTGCTGTCCAAAACAGCACATAGGATCATATCAATGTTTAATCCAGATCATTTCCGTTTTAATTGCCATGCGAGAATGCACTTAGAGGAATCAtttaacaactgcaatttatacaaTTGTTTCAGCCACATACCTGAAGTAAGTTAAGGGAAATTACCCTCGGGCAAAAACAGCAGTTATTGCAACACACTTGCTGGGAACCTGCAGCATGGTTTGTAAACTAGTTGCCTCATTTTTGTCCATGTATAAAACACCATTTAAAATAATTTAGATTTCCTGCTTAATTTTATCTTTTACACTATCCTATACTTAAATACTCCATGTCTCAAAACCAGTGTTTTTTTTAAAGCTTTGTATCTCTTACTCTGCACCTTCAGAGTATTTAGGGTTGCAACAAGTTTCCCACATGATTCCTTGTTATTTCCCCAATTTCCaggcaagttttagcatttttccctgacaaattgaGATCTCAATGGTAAGTTAAGGCATAAGTAAAAAGTAGAGACTTTCGTATTTCTCTCCCATATGAGTGAAAATCCTAGTACTATCAACATGTTTTGCAATACCAGTTTCAAAATGGAGGAAacaagccaaatggtatgtgtaTTTCATTAAGCCCACTAAAGcaaaacatttggtgacaaaacTCCGCATTTCCTTGGAGTCTCAAGACATTTAAGgaaccttcactgatttcagaaataacctcagaaaaaagtaggcctgaATTGTATgaggcagggaagagttgtgtaaaccagcaCTATAAGTGACCACcagtaaaatgttggttctactttgttcgttattacccactgtgttaggTCTTATTTTACAGATATTGTGCGATTTTCTTTTCAAGAAATATGAGTATGTAGCATACAAACCACCAGTGACTGCCACAGTTTTTTTTATCATCCATTCTGCCCAACATATAAATTGctttcaaagtgccaaaatgtactaaagTAAATAGAATGTAAAGTCGCACTGTATGGTCTACTTCTGGTGAGGCAGTCGCAATTCTTGAAATGCACTGCCTGTGACGTCTGACCTGCCGAGGAGCACCACAGTGCTGGGTCCTTTGATAAACCACGAAATTGCGCCACACACAAACAGGCCTAGCATCAGCGCAGATCGGAGAGACTAGATCCAACAGGCAGAGCTATCACGCGCGCCATACAACAGCCAGTGTCAGccatgtactacctccaaacactgcttgtacatcacaagtGAAGCTCAGAtgcagtccacgaaaaacatttggacctccaatcaattgctgtttattaaactgcccagtcaagtcaatatcaattgcttttaagctccgatacacaggtacactgcacCGCCAGCAATGACGGTAACCACGgggcagaggcattgctgtggcacgtaaacacaagtgaacgtagcaagcaaacacacacacacacacacacacacacacacacacacacacacacacacacacacacacacacacacacacacacacacacacagtaaagaaACCATTTCATCTCCTAAGACATGATTGCCagtttttcttttcaaatttcgcagacatttgaaattccctgatttctccGAATTTGTGGCAACCCTGGCATTATTACTTACACTTTAAATTGTTTAGGAGTGACCATTATCATCTGACTAGAGTTtaatactttcattcactgcttggaTGAATGCAACTGACAAATGTTTTACTCTTCTCAGCAAATCTTAATTTAACCAGCTAATAACTAGTTTTGGAACATATGAACACTTTACATTCACCAGTTTGTATAACTGAATTCAGTACACCTATGGTTCAATTAAAATTTATTATGTCCATAACTCACTTTACACTTACAATTTGACCAAATGCTAACTATGCTATACAGTACAATAGGAATATACAATTTTATGATAAACTGAAGTCGTGCAGATACTTCAAACCATTCACAAAGCTTTCTGCAAATATTCATCAAAGAGATAAAGGGACAGACTGCGCTCTGGCTGTTTGTCCTCTGCAAGTAATTTTATCAGATCGTTAGCATAGCCTGATAGATCCCTAATGCGCTCTGCAAGTTTATGGACAAATTCATTCTCTAGGTAGGAGCCAACCTGTAACAGGAAGAACATTCTATAAATATTAAGCATGACAATATTCTTGTAGAATGTTTTCTGCATTGGAGATCTGTTAAGTCTTGTCATCTTTTTCTGAGAAAAGAATTGATGAAAATTATAAAGTAACATTAATAAAGCTGCCAAATTAAACTTAGTACCAGCAACAGTATTTGTCACTGAATCACtaagaaatgagtaaagaaaaggGAGCCATTGCAACCTGTTTCCAACTTTGGAGTTTCACATGAAACACAGAAGCATAAAGCACAAGATTTTATGCCATACAAAAATTCACACTACTCTAAATGTTGCTCTATCAACTGTCTACAGCAGACTCACTGCCACATACAAATATGGTTTGCAGAGTAAGGATATAGTCAACTAAAAGCACCCACCATGAAAACTATTCTTAATTTCCAGTTTGCCTATGTAAAGAAAGATGCACTGTATGACATTTCAATATAACCACATTGAATTACCAAGAATACTTTGTATACAGATTAAGCAATGCCCTTACAATATTTTTGGCAACAATTTAGCACAACATTTTAGAAGTAAAATACTGCAATGGAGCTGTACATGTCAACCAGATGTAGTcctatttaattattaattttattctgaattaaaaaTACTGTCAACAGATTTTAACCAAACCACTTACCTCAGCATCATGAGCAGCAAGACTAGGTTCACTGTGGTGTACAACATTCTTTGTGACTCTTCGGTGTATTTCATTTGCTTCATTTGCGAGTAGTTTCTGGCCATCCAAGGCAACTGCAAGGCTCTCCATTTCATTCAGATTCAAGTTGTCACTTGGGAACTAGAAAATTCCAATTAATAGAAAACTGAGATTACgagagagtcaaatgaaaaccttaaatattttttcaatatttattgtgcagaaatggtaaaaagctgtatcacttttgaacataatctcccccgcgctcaatgcaagtcctcccgTGCTTACGAAGTTCATAGATTcctctagaaaaaaattcttttggtagtctgcacaaccactcatgcaccgcttggcatacctcttcatcagaatggaacttctttcctcccattgtgtctttgcatggtccaaacatacggaaatcacttgggggcaaggtctggtgagtatggtggatgaggaagacactcaaaatgcaggtctgtgattggtgcaactgttgcacgggcagtgtggggccttgcattgtcatgttgcttgcataaggacacctgctgacagcaatctacgtcgctttgattttattgcaggccacagatttttttttttttttttagatctgtgtatgatgcactggtgacagttgtccctctaggcatgtaatgctccaaaatgacacttTGTCCCAAaaaagtcagcataaccttccccactgatggttctgtttgaaacatctttggtttggtgatgaggaatggcaccattccttgctcgttaCCTTCATTtcctgttggtggaagtgaacccagggttcgtcccagtaacgattctcgcaaggaagccatcaccttctcattcaaagtgtcaaagaagttcttcacaagcatcaacacgtcgttctctcatttcagagaGTCAGCtgacgtggcacccatcttgtagacactttctgaaactggagcacatcatgcacaatgtggtgtgctgacccacgactaatctgtaaaTGTGCATCACTGTAATGAACCTTCATCTGTCAATGAGTTTCAATAGGTTTGACACTTTctctacacaaaaaccgaataacagaatgttgTTCTTCGCTGTTGCAAGTTGAAAGTGGGGTGGCTATCTTTATACTTAAATACTGCAacagtgtgtgtgcgcgcgcgcatctGCTCTATGCTGCTACCTACAGGCCATTCAGCAcaatttgtagcacacttaccaacttacaggataacagtgtGAAATTTTGATTTCTCACAAATTGAAGGTTTTCGTGTGACTCACCCTTGTACTAAGtggcaaataaattaagaaaaatgtgtgtgttttaatcATGCAACAAGTTTTGAAACTAATACCCACTAGGGGACTGGCTGTCTAGTTTCTTGAGTGGGTACGGAGGTAATGGCAAGTTGAAAGCACTATTAAGAACTTCTGAATAACAAATAACTGCCACTGTCAAGTGCAGAAACTTTTTACATAAAGTTTCTTGCAGTTTTTATCACCATTTATGATGAGAATCTGCTACCAACTATGCATCTGTATCATTGAACAGAGTCCTTtcaatttgaatttcttaatgaactGAAGCCCCCTTCTACAATTTATCCTAATTTTTATGAAGTTAGGCAGTGGATCATTTATAGGGTTTTAGGAAGGTTTTTAAATTTTCCACAAATCCTGAAACATGTACCTACTACACAAGATCCATTTCTATATGGATAGAAACATTTACTTAAATTTGTGTAAGTGAAAAATATTTGCTAAATACCTTTGTAAAGAGTTCATACAAacaggcagtaaaattttacttttatcaGTGGTAGTGTAGTGCACTGATGTTGGCGACAACCAGCCATGAAGTAAATAATTAGTGCTGTTCCTACTTTACGACTGACGGGTTCTTGTCTATACCTTTGTCCACTCGGTACATTTAATTACCCTTGTAAAATTGAGTTGATAAGAACATTGCAGATGCCAGCATCAATGGTTGTTGCCACCATCAGCACACTATGCCTCTACTGCGAAATTTAACGAAACATGTAGCAGTAAAGCCAGCTTTTGTAATGTCAGTCAAGAATTAGAGCTGACATTACATGCACTGTAGAGGTCAGTCAGTAACTAAATTCATAACCACCAGAGCAATTTGTTTATGGTATCCCGGACATTAATTCAGTAGGAAGTATGAGCCTTCAATTTCTGACATACAATAAATGCCACCAACATTACACATTTAACAGCTCCATGTgcacatttgtgtgacttaactACCagctattttctttcattttgttattgGCATGTCCATGTTAAGTGATGTCGATTGTGCAGTCAATGCTAATTTGTGAGGGAGCATTTGCTAAGTGGAAAATGGTAAGCGGAACACATACAGCATTTAGGCATTATTTGAAATGCTAAGTTAATGTATTTAAATTAAAGCTTAAGTATATGGATACTTTTTGAAGTAGTTTGAACACAGAATGGATTGCCAAATTCCATCATTTAAAAAGAATTAAAGCTATCTGAAATTGCTGTTGCTATAACTGAGTTTGAACCAAGTCCATTATGTATACAATGTCTTCTACTAATGGCTAGTAGACTGTTCTTGCTGGTTCTGCTCTATGTTAGCTAGCTAATAGTTTTTAACGTTTAATCCTCAAGATACTCTTCGATATGCCATTTATGGTAACTCAAGGTAATGCTTCTACTCGTGCAGATATGCCTAGTGGTTTTTTATGTAAACCTTTGTGTCCAGAGAATGTCGTAAAAAAAGTCTTAAGTTCCTTAAGTTTTGTGAGCATTTCAATGAAGTTCCAATTGGTTGGAGATATGACTGTATTATAGTATTTAATGTTTACATGGCCATAACTGCATTAAAACTACACACCTATCTCGCAAAAGGCCGAAATGTGACAGCCTTGCCGCATCCTCAGCCTTCACCTTTGAATACTGAAGAGAAGATACATTGTTTAGTCCCCTTATTTGATTTTAGTCCCCTTCACCAGAGTGGTGTCCAACTGAAAGGTTTACACCAGACCCCTAAGTGACATTAACAAAATTTATTCCTAGagaaaaaaaataatttgcttCCACTTTTAAGGATCCTAGGAAACTTATGTATCCAAAATATTCCCTCACTATGGAGCAGTAAGCATTATGAACCATGTTAACATGTAGCCAATACAACCATTTACACGGTATTTTCAACTTTCACTGTGTTACAAATTCGAATTCATAAAACTACGGTACAGCGTAGTATGTTAAGTATAGCTATTGAACATTTTGTAACGCTTATGTGACAGTCGAGATTAAAGGAAACTGACCAGTTTCATAAATCTTACGAAACAGGCATATGGGTCAAATTATGACTGGTGGCGAAGAAGGATCACCATTTAAATAAAGATTCCCCCTATGTAAACAAAGAGATCTTACACGTAACTTACATCAAGTTTCCGTGGTATCGGGTCGAAtttcactgcgccacctctcttggTAATATATTTTATCAAATCAATAGATTGTTCCCACATTTCATCAGACAACTTGCGGTACAAGTTCTCAAAACCATGTCTGTTTTTCTCGAAATTCTTGAAGTACGAAGACTGCAAAGAAGAATTTGTTAGACGAAGAATTTGTTAGACGCATTGCCTTAATTTTAAAGACAGATTATACACAATAACACTCACCAGCAGAAGATATTGGTAACTGTGATTGAAATGTATGTTCATGTAGCGTGAAAGTTCTGACTCAATTGCAGGAAACTCTCCATATTTTGCTGTGCAGGTGGTGAAGTCATCTTGGAAATGAAAGAAACAGTGTTAAATTACGAATAAGTAATGTAGACGTATAAAAATAGAAACTACCATCTGTAATTAAAGTTTATAATTCATAGTGCACTATTACAGCACAAAATATTAACAATTCAATGTTTACCGTAGCGTGTCACCACTATAAACACCCAAAAAATTCGTTAAAATTCTCTTACTCATTTTATAGTAGCAAAATTGTAACAAGGTATAAATTTTCTAAACCACAAATGATTCACTGAATAAAATGCATACCAATGCGTTTGGTAAGAACGATACACAAGTCCAGAGTGAGAATTATTCATATGTAATAAATATCCTCTTACCTCTTCCGCTACAGATCTTACTATCATAACAGAACTGCGAAGCAAATGCAGCTGAAAGAAGGCAGATGAACACGCCAAATACCTTCATGATgaacctaaaatatgaatattaccaAGATCACAGACAACGTGTTAGCTTTAAATAATACTGCAAGTATCATATAACTGAACAACACTTTACCAACAATAAGTAGGCCTTCAACCTGATTTATTGTCCCGTTCACCACGAAATTACACTTTACTTGGTTACAACTTGCGTTCTTTCCACTAACTACAGATCTCCCAACTCGCTCGTCTTCATTTAACCAATGCTGGCGTAGCAACACTTGATTTTCAACCAATGCGCAGTAGACACTCTGCGCATTGCGCAGTACAGCAGATAACGACTGCCCTCTGTTTTCCCCCACCACAGTTGTTATCGTGCAATGGAGCTTGTGCGCTGTGGTCGAATGTGACTATAACTAAAGAACATTTTAGGTAGTGTGCGTAGTCGCCTTCTATGCCAGTGTGTGTAAAGGTAGACTAGCGAGCTCAACGAAAAACCCAGCGTGTGAATTAGCTTGGAGTTCATTTCGTCTTATAATTGTGAAACTATCAAATATTTTGGCAATGGCGAGTGGTATGAAAGTGGTCAGTGTTGGTGTGGCACTGCTCGGTTTTTTCGGTTTCGTCACTTCGCAATCTCCGTTGTCATGTGAGTATAACATAAAACAACGTGACTCGAAGTGCTCTTTAACAAGTGTATTTCGTGTTTTGCGACTGTGGCTTTTTGTTGAATTTATGTAGTTACAAAATATTAATCATTACTGAGAAATTTTGTCAGTGTTGTCGAATGTAAACCCCGTGAAATGTTGTTGTACTTACTGTGTTGGTCCATAATTTTCTTGTAGGCCTAGTTAATGTTGTTAGGTATGGGTTTACGAAAAACGTTCGGTTTGCAGGCTCTGCTGTATTCAGTGATGGGTCAACGCAGTGGGTTGACATGGTGGAACCGTGTGTGTTCATGGTGAAAGAACAAATACAAAGGGAAGTCAATGCGTCCATGGCGTACGTAGCAATGGTGAGTTGAAGCATCATGAATGGAAATATAAAACATTTGGGATACACTGCTCGTATCGGACTGTTGTTTCATATTCAGCAGCCATGAAATAAATGTTCATGTTTATAAGGTATCGCTTCTGTAACCGAAAAGAGTAatggtttttcattttattttcagggcGCATATTTTTCAAGAGATACCGTCAACAGGCCAGGATTTGCCAAGATGTTTTTCGATAGCGCAAAAGAGGAACGTGATCATGCCATCAAGCTGATAGATTATTTGCTAATGCGTGGTGAAACGCTGGAGGATATAAAGAGTCTTATAGTAGTATCTGTAAGTACATAAACTACTTTGTGCTATAATATCTCATgtttttgagagattttgtacggaattttttttgtaagtttacTATACAAGAAAAAATTTACAGCCACCAAAAAAGCTGGAGTGGAGGGATGGTGTCAAAGCCTTGAAGGACGCACTTGAACTTGAGGGAAATGTAACTgttgccataacatcagtgattaAGGAATGCGAGTCCCCCAAGACCAAGGGTCAGAAACCTGGTATTGGCAATAAGCCAGGTCGTAAAGCAAAAGAGTCATTCAACGATTATCATGTATGTATTGTTTGTTTAAACTACCTACTTCATGAACAGAAATTGTGGGTTAAAAGCTGTTGTAGAATATTTTGGCAGTGCTATATTGTGTaagcaaataattaaaaaatgtgcaTAGTACATTTATTTTCAAATTCATGAACGTTTGGAATTGCCAGTCTTGACTTTATTCTTTCGGAAATATTAAGCAGTGtagatgaaatatttctttaatttatgtgGAAGATAAAAACCATTGTTCTCCATGTATTCTGAACATACCTTCAGCATTTTTTTAAGTTGATTTATGCATTCAAAAATTTATTCAAATTCTTAGAGCTGTAAATGTATATATTAACAAAGTTTCCTACCATGTGATTGTTCATTCCCGAGCTACACAAAAATCGTAAGACATTGGATATTATAGCATGCTCTTTGGTTCTTTTCCAGCTGGTGGATTACCTCACTGGGGTTTATCTTGAAGAGCAGTATCACAGTCAACGTGACCTTGCTGGAAAATTGTACACACTTGGAAAAATGATAGAAAATCATGGCCCTCTTGGAGAATTTTTGTTTGATAAGAAATTATTGAGTGGGGAGGTGCCTGCTTTTGGTTAAGTTGCTGCAATTAAGAACAAATTTTTATACCTGCAGATGTGAACAGTTTTGTCaccttattgtaaagttactgGTAATGTTTTAGCTGCATCTGAGAGTCCTAGTAGTAATGTAAATAACATTAAAAACAATAAAGTTTTCTTAAAGTTGCACTGTGTATATATTTTTAATCACACCTATAATGCAAAGCTGTATTATGTCTTTTGGGTAAAATTTACATTTTGGAATGCCCCTACCCCCCCACCCCAATGAATTTTCAGTGTGGTGCAGGTGTGAAATAGCAAAGTGCCATTACTTGTTACTCAGTCGAGGTAATTGCATTGTTTCATCTGTAACACAAAAAATGCAACTCAATGACCTGTTATAGTGGTATTAGAACTGAATTTAATTGGTGCCAACACCGTTGTGCAATATAATACAAGAACTCTAATATGTTAATTTTCAACAAtacaaaaaatgtgtgaaatacaaGAAATCCACTCCAGCAGCAAAAACATAAAATTAACAGCCAATCACAAAGTTGAAATCTTAATGTTTGTGTCTAGACCCTATCACATGATTGTACTAACAAAGGAATTGCACCCACTTGTCATAGGTTTCATCATAATTTTTGGTATACATAGGGTTTGGTCAGAAATGAAACTGAAAGCAGATGCTCGGGTGTCCAGGCATTTAGGAACAGAGCAATTTTTACACAGGTTGA
This region includes:
- the LOC126412461 gene encoding ferritin heavy chain, translated to MKVFGVFICLLSAAFASQFCYDSKICSGRDDFTTCTAKYGEFPAIESELSRYMNIHFNHSYQYLLLSSYFKNFEKNRHGFENLYRKLSDEMWEQSIDLIKYITKRGGAVKFDPIPRKLDFPSDNLNLNEMESLAVALDGQKLLANEANEIHRRVTKNVVHHSEPSLAAHDAEVGSYLENEFVHKLAERIRDLSGYANDLIKLLAEDKQPERSLSLYLFDEYLQKAL
- the LOC126412453 gene encoding ferritin subunit translates to MASGMKVVSVGVALLGFFGFVTSQSPLSCSAVFSDGSTQWVDMVEPCVFMVKEQIQREVNASMAYVAMGAYFSRDTVNRPGFAKMFFDSAKEERDHAIKLIDYLLMRGETLEDIKSLIVVSPPKKLEWRDGVKALKDALELEGNVTVAITSVIKECESPKTKGQKPGIGNKPGRKAKESFNDYHLVDYLTGVYLEEQYHSQRDLAGKLYTLGKMIENHGPLGEFLFDKKLLSGEVPAFG